The following proteins come from a genomic window of Solenopsis invicta isolate M01_SB unplaced genomic scaffold, UNIL_Sinv_3.0 scaffold_634, whole genome shotgun sequence:
- the LOC120360011 gene encoding uncharacterized protein LOC120360011, whose amino-acid sequence MFSVPKANRKSVKVTPYADEPISHSSAVKKSLPDRLSRLAKDLTGTSGKTLIDVNNAGEKTGDVESVQPPLGSLPADSPVAGITRGQFNNDGTRPAASGRYTETEDSPKAVP is encoded by the exons ATGTTCTCGGTCCCGAAGGCGAATAGGAAGAGTGTCAAGGTTACGCCTTACGCAGATGAGCCCATTTCTCACTCAAGCGCGGTGAAGAAGTCCCTCCCTGACCGCTTGTCCCGCCTTGCCAAGGATCTCACGGGAACGAGCGGAAAGACGCTCATTGATGTTAATAATGCCGGGGAGAAGACCGGGGACGTCGAATCCGTCCAGCCTCCTCTTGGTTCTCTTCCCGCTGATTCGCCGGTTGCGGGCATCACACGTGGCCAGTTTAACAATGACGGGACGAGGCCGGCCGCCAGTGGCAGGTATACGGAAACAGAAG ATTCCCCAAAGGCGGTTCCCTAA